The Brassica oleracea var. oleracea cultivar TO1000 chromosome C6, BOL, whole genome shotgun sequence genome includes a region encoding these proteins:
- the LOC106299641 gene encoding uncharacterized protein LOC106299641, whose protein sequence is MAELKSKLNKGHAFTSKCASLVKEQRARLYILRRCATMLCCWYIQGDE, encoded by the coding sequence ATGGCTGAGTTAAAGAGTAAGTTAAATAAAGGTCACGCTTTTACAAGCAAATGTGCTTCCTTGGTGAAGGAGCAACGTGCTCGTCTCTATATTCTTCGTCGTTGCGCTACAATGCTCTGCTGCTGGTACATCCAAGGCGATGAGTAA
- the LOC106300190 gene encoding protein STRUBBELIG-RECEPTOR FAMILY 6 translates to MMEKWVVVVVLFTVCIVGFELSFIHGATDASDTSALNTLFSSMHSPAQLTQWTASAGDPCGQNWRGVTCSRTRVTQIKISGLELSGTLGYKLDSLTNLTELDVSSNNLGGDLPYQFPPNLERLNLAFNQFTGAAQYSISQIVPLKYLNLGHNQFKGQIAIDFSKLTSITTLDFSFNSFTESLPGTFTSLTSLKSLYLENNQFSGTVDVLAGLPLDTLNIANNDFTGWIPSSLKGIDLIKDGNSFSTGPAPPPPPGTPPPPPPHGTPPTHGTPSHKSTNRSSTDSTSNGDSKKSGIGVGVIAGIVISVLVVTALVAFFLVKRRRRSKRSSSSSSMDIEKANNQPHMVAENNPILQSSSSVEAKKLDTSLSINLRPPPAERHKSFDDEDATRKPIVVKKSTVVVPSNVRAYSVADLQIATGSFSVDNLLEEGTFGRVYRAEFEDGKVLAVKKIDSSALPHDTTDDFTEIVSKIAILDHPNVTKLVGYCSEHGQHLLVYEFHSKGSLHDFLHSPEEESKALVWNSRVKIALGTARGLEYLHEVCSPSIVDKNIKSSNILLDSEMNPHLSDSGLASFLPTANVRLLNQTDEGYSAPEVSMSGQYSMKSDVYSFGVVMLELLTGRKPFDSTRSRSEQSLVRWATPQLHDIDALGKMVDPALEGLYPVKSLSRFADVIALCVQAEPEFRPPMSEVVQSLVVLVQRANMSKRTSKRSGSADATNDYM, encoded by the exons ATGATGGAGAAGTGGGTGGTGGTTGTGGTTCTGTTTACAGTCTGCATTGTAGGATTCGAGCTTAGCTTCATCCATGGAGCCACTGATGCATCAGACA CTTCAGCACTGAACACATTGTTCAGCAGTATGCATTCACCAGCACAGCTAACACAATGGACTGCATCAGCTGGTGACCCTTGTGGCCAAAATTGGAGAGGCGTCACTTGCTCTCGAACACGAGTTACTCAAAT AAAGATATCAGGTCTTGAGCTCTCTGGAACACTTGGATACAAGCTTGATAGCCTGACTAATCTTACAGAGCT TGATGTAAGCAGCAATAACCTTGGAGGTGATTTACCATATCAGTTTCCTCCAAATCTAGAACGATT GAATCTTGCATTCAACCAATTCACTGGAGCTGCTCAATACTCAATTTCTCAGATAGTGCCACTTAAGTATCT TAATCTTGGTCACAATCAGTTTAAAGGGCAAATAGCTATTGATTTCTCCAAGCTCACCTCTATTACCACCTT GGACTTCTCTTTCAATTCTTTCACTGAGTCGCTACCGGGAACTTTCACCTCTCTTACAAGTTTGAAATCACT ATACCTTGAGAACAATCAGTTCTCAGGAACTGTTGATGTCTTAGCCGGTCTTCCTCTTGATACTCT GAACATTGCAAACAATGATTTCACTGGCTGGATCCCAAGTTCTTTAAAGGGCATTGATTTGAT AAAAGATGGTAACTCATTCAGTACTGGACCTGCACCTCCACCACCACCTGGTACACCACCTCCACCACCACCACATGGTACACCTCCAACTCATGGCACACCGAGCCATAAATCCACAAACCGATCCAGTACTGATTCCACAAGCAATGGAGATTCCAAGAAATCAGGGATAGGAGTTGGTGTTATAGCAGGCATAGTCATTTCAGTACTAGTCGTTACAGCTCTTGTGGCTTTCTTCTTGGTCAAAAGAAGAAGAAGATCAAAGAGATCATCATCATCATCATCCATGGATATTGAGAAAGCCAATAACCAGCCTCATATGGTTGCAGAAAACAATCCTATTCTTCAGAGTTCTTCATCAGTTGAGGCAAAGAAACTTGATACTTCCTTGTCTATTAACCTCCGGCCTCCACCGGCTGAACGGCACAAATCATTTGATGATGAAGATGCTACAAGAAAGCCTATCGTTGTCAAGAAATCCACAGTGGTGGTTCCTTCTAACGTGAGAGCTTACTCAGTTGCAGATCTTCAGATTGCTACTGGCAGTTTCAGTGTAGATAATCTTCTTGAAGAAGGGACTTTTGGACGAGTGTACAGAGCTGAGTTTGAAGATGGAAAG GTTCTTGCTGTAAAGAAGATTGATTCCTCTGCTCTTCCACATGACACGACCGATGATTTCACTGAAATAGTATCGAAAATCGCCATTTTGGATCATCCAAACGTGACAAAGCTCGTTGGATACTGCTCTGAACATGGACAGCATCTCCTGGTCTATGAGTTCCACAGCAAAGGATCTTTACATGACTTCTTACACTCACCAGAAGAAGAAAGCAAAGCACTGGTGTGGAACTCACGAGTCAAGATCGCTCTTGGGACTGCACGCGGATTAGAGTACCTGCATGAAGTTTGTTCACCATCTATAGTTGACAAGAACATCAAATCATCCAATATTTTACTTGATTCAGAGATGAATCCTCACTTATCAGATTCAGGTCTTGCAAGCTTCCTCCCCACGGCAAACGTGCGGTTACTAAACCAAACCGATGAAGGGTATAGCGCGCCTGAAGTATCAATGTCAGGACAATACTCTATGAAGAGTGACGTGTACAGTTTTGGAGTAGTGATGCTTGAACTTTTAACCGGGAGAAAACCATTCGACAG CACAAGGTCAAGATCTGAGCAGTCATTGGTTAGATGGGCGACACCACAGCTTCATGATATTGATGCTTTAGGCAAAATGGTTGATCCAGCTCTTGAAGGGCTTTATCCGGTTAAATCTCTTTCAAGATTTGCAGATGTTATCGCTCTCTGCGTCCAG GCGGAGCCGGAGTTTAGACCACCAATGTCTGAAGTTGTGCAGTCACTGGTTGTGTTAGTGCAGAGAGCTAACATGAGCAAGAGAACTTCCAAACGGTCCGGGAGTGCCGACGCAACTAATGATTACATGTAA
- the LOC106300191 gene encoding 26S protease regulatory subunit 7 homolog A, with translation MTRDIEDEIRDEKNPRPLDEDDIALLKTYGLGPYSAPIKKVEKEIKELAKKINDLCGIKESDTGLAPPSQWDLVSDKQMMQEEQPLQVARCTKIISPNTEDAKYVINVKQIAKFVVGLGDKVSPTDIEEGMRVGVDRNKYQIQIPLPPKIDPSVTMMTVEEKPDVTYNDVGGCKEQIEKMREVVELPMLHPEKFVKLGIDPPKGVLCYGPPGTGKTLLARAVANRTDACFIRVIGSELVQKYVGEGARMVRELFQMARSKKACIVFFDEVDAIGGARFDDGVGGDNEVQRTMLEIVNQLDGFDARGNIKVLMATNRPDTLDPALLRPGRLDRKVEFGLPDLESRTQIFKIHTRTMNCERDIRFELLARLCPNSTGADIRSVCTEAGMYAIRARRKTVTEKDFLDAVNKVIKGYQKFSATPKYMVYN, from the exons ATGACGAGAGACATTGAAGATGAGATTCGAGACGAGAAGAATCCTCGGCCCCTCGACGAAGATGATATCGCTCTCCTCAAGACTTAC GGGTTAGGGCCTTACTCTGCACCGATAAAGAAAGTTGAGAAAGAGATCAAGGAGCTTGCCAAAAAGATCAACGATCTCTGTG GTATCAAGGAGTCTGATACTGGGTTGGCACCACCCAGTCAATGGGATCTCGTTTCTGATAAGCAGATGATGCAAGAGGAGCAACCTCTCCAG GTTGCTAGATGCACCAAGATCATTAGTCCCAACACTGAAGACGCCAAGTACGTCATTAACGTCAAACAGATTGCGAAG TTTGTCGTTGGTCTTGGTGATAAAGTTTCTCCTACTGATATTGAAGAAGGCATGAGAGTGGG AGTTGATAGGAATAAGTATCAGATTCAGATTCCTCTACCTCCAAAGATCGATCCTAGTGTCACCATGATGACCGTTGAAGAGAAACCTGATGTTACTTACAATGACGTTGGTGGCTGCAAGGAGCAGATCGAGAAGATGCGGGAG GTCGTTGAATTGCCAATGCTTCACCCAGAGAAGTTTGTGAAGCTTGGAATCGATCCTCCCAAGGGAGTTCTCTGCTACGGTCCTCCTGGTACCGGTAAAACCCTGTTGGCTAGAGCTGTTGCCAACAGAACCGATGCTTGCTTTATCAGGGTTATTGGTAGTGAGCTTGTTCAGAAGTATGTCGGTGAAGGTGCTAGGATGGTTCGTGAACTGTTCCAG ATGGCACGGTCCAAAAAAGCATGCATTGTGTTCTTTGATGAAGTTGATGCCATTGGTGGTGCAAGATTTGACGACGGTGTGGGAGGTGACAACGAAGTCCAGCGTACTATGCTTGAGATCGTGAATCAGCTTGATGGGTTTGACGCACGTGGTAACATCAAGGTTCTTATGGCAACAAACAG GCCTGACACGCTGGACCCTGCTCTTTTACGTCCTGGACGTCTTGACCGTAAGGTTGAGTTTGGTTTGCCTGATCTGGAGAGCAGAACGCAGATCTTCAAGATTCACACAAGAACCATGAACTGCGAGAGAGACATCCGTTTTGAACTCCTTGCTCGCCTCTGCCCAAACTCAACCG GAGCTGATATAAGAAGTGTGTGCACTGAAGCTGGAATGTATGCAATCAGAGCTAGGCGAAAGACAGTAACTGAGAAAGACTTTCTGGATGCAGTGAACAAAGTCATCAAGGGTTATCAGAAGTTCAGTGCAACTCCCAAGTACATGGTCTACAACTAG